From the Pseudodesulfovibrio indicus genome, the window TGTGGGAACCGGCCGGGGAGACCGACTCGTCCTTGTAGTAGATCTTGCACTTCGCGCCGATGGCCTTTTCCAGCCGGTCGGCCCGCACCAGCGGGGACGGACGCCAGATCTTGTAGACCTCCAGGACCTCCTCCGGGATGTCGATGAACCGCTCCTGGCTCATCTCCTGGGCGATCAGGGAATCGGGAAAGATGGGGGACAGCATGTCCGGGGTGAGCGGCTCCATGGTCGCGGGATTCAGCGGGGGAGCCAGGGGAGTGGGCAGATCCGGCATGGGATTGTACCACTGGGTCGGCATCTGGTCCTGGGGCAAAAAGATTTTCTTAACGGACATGGTGTTCCTCCGAACAGTTGAGCTTGCGGACCGGCACGGTGGAGAGCTTCCCGGCTCCCGCCCCGGCCCCGGCTGGTTGACAAAAAAAACCACTGGCGTTCAATCCAGCGGCTTTCTCCGATTTCCCAACTGCGCGTGGCTGCACCCGCCACCAGGACCGGTGACGGTTTCTTCAGCACGCGCCTAGGAATCGGGCCGCTTGACGTTGCGCCACCCGCGTCCACAAAAGTAATTGTATGAGATGGGTGTGTTCATAAGGGACATGGTTACTCCCGAACCAGTTGAAGAGTCAAGGAATCCTAGTCGGAAAGACCGGCGATGAGCTCGGGCAGGATGTCCCCGGCCATGCCGTGCAGGGCGAAGTCCATGAACCCGGTGGACGGGGTCGGCTCCAGGTTGATCTCCACCGTCACCGCGCCGTGGTCCTTGGCCAGCTGGTAGAAGGACGCGGCGGGCTGGACCAGGCTCGACGTGCCAACGGACAGGAACACGTCCGCCTTGCCCACGGCCTCGATGGCCAACCGGAGGACGCCGGGAACCAGAGGCTCCCCGAACCAGACCACGCCGGGCCGGAGCAGGTGGCCGCAGACCGGGCATTCCGGCATCTCCGGCAGGTCGCCGTGGTCCTCGCGCGCGTGGGAGCAGACCGTGCACCGCACCTGCCACAGGGAGCCGTGCAT encodes:
- a CDS encoding SIR2 family NAD-dependent protein deacylase, producing MIGDLEMVKAMLGGDRRVVVLTGAGVSAESGVPTFRGRDGLWRTHRPEDLARPDAFAAHPELVWEFYNWRRELVRKCEPNPAHLALAALERAIPNFLLITQNVDGLHVRAGSRKILEMHGSLWQVRCTVCSHAREDHGDLPEMPECPVCGHLLRPGVVWFGEPLVPGVLRLAIEAVGKADVFLSVGTSSLVQPAASFYQLAKDHGAVTVEINLEPTPSTGFMDFALHGMAGDILPELIAGLSD